A single Primulina eburnea isolate SZY01 chromosome 11, ASM2296580v1, whole genome shotgun sequence DNA region contains:
- the LOC140805560 gene encoding LOW QUALITY PROTEIN: MAR-binding filament-like protein 1-1 (The sequence of the model RefSeq protein was modified relative to this genomic sequence to represent the inferred CDS: inserted 1 base in 1 codon; deleted 1 base in 1 codon) — MLSRLTDSQIIENLAEENFTDSTPFETDNNPLGPSYKWSKTHLPSPVIRNSFAHLRTRQQIINEFLYAAITSQLEPKKIIETLFDNSWIESIQDDLYQFYRNKVWYLVPTPSHQIVIGTRWVYMNKLDENGIGILAFCTLHSASSSPPTPLRSHFLTQEMLCAGERKGPPWLLHFLGRGTDAVDGYVVGLNRRGRARNGRSIEKDTESRTQENTESRTQENTKLRTQESTKSRTEASAELGTQESTELKTKDRIPNAEQTIKENASPAPQPTFSVINSIGVLSSGVLAALYSSTTKEKATSDATIESVKTNLKEKEAAMTNMEKEFESDMLKNEEARKQNFAKTNEMQQSLINQLNSANGTITNLRKQVQNERRLNQDLITQAENLERNLGKSQDEKRELQRSLQEKLDSVAALQEKIRVLSSEITVKEDDLENFDSKVVEKERECDELRSVYQKSRDQLKGLDSEIQELKDTVSKNEMELEMKNLTLKNLNEELSSLITERDESSKKLDGILXEIDEFKFSAEKKMALDEERLGEREKQLHEVEERLNIALDEVNKDGVLIANLTRENENLREKLDVELKSAKILEQELKITQETLQKSRNEAFDLSKQLQKSRSLCSELEAEVSKVKSEFTKALESLQCEIDESHEGKESLAGELLSVRELLGEMKEKLQISSQELAAAVQKCDCSEKELVDAHRKAEAAADALSEERKIVSSLNNELLVFEAEISRNKEAQKILEADLEATSRSLSEKTQNESTLLRNLESANSTISSFEDEKNALHKSLDEQKQMNQEARKNLEYATNVVMELGKELESLEKRGKKLQHELAFAKGEILQLRSQINASRTKENNQNQQNLEARGKSNKKVYRRRKETDNS; from the exons ATGTTATCCAGGTTGACTGATAGTCAAATCATTGAGAACCTAGCTGAAGAGAATTTTACTGATTCTACTCCATTTGAAACTGACAATAATCCACTTGGACCAAGTTACAAATGGAGTAAGACTCATCTACCTTCACCGGTGATCCGTAACTCTTTTGCACATCTCAGAACTAGACAACAAATAATTAATGAATTCTTGTATGCTGCTATTACCTCACAATTAGAACCTaagaaaataatcgaaacttTATTTGATAATAGTTGGATTGAATCTATTCAGGACGACTTATATCAATTTTATAGGAACAAGGTTTGGTACTTGGTACCTACACCATCTCATCAGATAGTAATTGGAACTCGATGGGTTTACATGAACAAACTTGATGAAAATGGTATT GGAATTCTTGCTTTCTGCACTCTCCACTCTGCCAGTTCCTCGCCTCCGACTCCTCTCCGCTCCCATTTTCTGACACAAGAAATGCTCTGTGCCGGAGAAAGAAAAGGGCCGCCATGGCTT TTACATTTCTTGGGACGAGGGACAGATGCTGTCGATGGCTACGTTGTAG GATTGAACCGGCGCGGGCGGGCAAGGAATGGTCGCTCGATTGAAA AAGATACTGAGTCGAGAACACAAGAAAATACTGAGTCAAGAACACAAGAAAATACTAAGTTGAGAACACAAGAAAGTACCAAGTCGAGAACAGAAGCAAGTGCTGAACTGGGAACACAGGAAAGTACTGAATTGAAAACAAAAGACAGGATACCAAATGCAGAG CAAACAATTAAGGAAAATGCATCCCCAGCCCCACAACCGACCTTTTCAGTTATCAATTCAATTGGGGTTTTGTCGTCTGGCGTTCTTGCTGCTCTCTATTCATCAACAACCAAGGAAAAAGCCACTTCTGATGCGACCATAGAATCT GTGAAAACTAATCTGAAGGAAAAGGAAGCTGCAATGACTAATATGGAAAAAGAGTTTGAGTCAGACATGCTGAAAAATGAAGAAGCTCGTAAGCAGAACTTCGCAAAAACAAATGAGATGCAACAATCTTTGATCAATCAATTGAACAGTGCAAATGGTACAATAACAAACCTGAGAAAGCAGGTGCAAAATGAGAGAAGATTAAACCAAGATCTAATCACCCAAGCTGAGAATCTGGAAAGAAACCTCGGTAAGTCCCAAGACGAAAAAAGGGAACTGCAAAGATCGCTGCAGGAGAAGCTAGATTCTGTAGCTGCCTTGCAAGAAAAGATCAGAGTGCTTTCTTCAGAGATCACGGTTAAGGAAGATGatcttgaaaattttgattctaAAGTTGTTGAAAAAGAACGAGAATGTGATGAACTGAGGTCTGTATACCAGAAATCCCGAGATCAACTGAAAGGGTTAGATTCTGAGATCCAAGAACTGAAAGATACAGTCTCGAAGAATGAAATGGAGTTGGAAatgaagaatttgacattgaAGAATTTGAATGAAGAATTAAGCTCTTTAATTACTGAGAGAGATGAATCGAGCAAAAAGCTTGATGGGATTT AAGAGATtgacgagtttaaattttctgcagaaaagaagatggctttggATGAGGAGCGCTTGGGTGAAAGAGAAAAGCAGCTTCACGAGGTTGAGGAACGACTTAACATTGCATTGGATGAAGTTAACAAAGATGGAGTCTTGATTGCTAATTTGACTCGAGAGAACGAGAATTTAAGAGAAAAGTTGGATGTTGAACTGAAAAGTGCGAAGATTCTTGAACAAGAACTAAAGATTACACAAGAAACGCTACAGAAATCAAGAAATGAGGCATTTGATCTGTCAAAGCAGCTGCAGAAGTCAAGAAGCTTGTGCTCAGAACTTGAAGCCGAGGTCTCCAAGGTTAAGTCTGAGTTTACCAAAGCATTGGAATCATTGCAGTGTGAAATTGACGAATCGCATGAAGGTAAGGAATCCTTAGCAGGAGAATTATTGTCGGTAAGGGAACTTTTGGGCGAAATGAAGGAAAAACTGCAAATTAGT TCCCAAGAATTGGCAGCTGCAGTGCAAAAGTGTGATTGCTCAGAGAAAGAACTCGTTGATGCCCACAGGAAAGCAGAAGCAGCTGCTGATGCCCTTTCggaagaaaggaaaattgtatCTTCTTTGAACAATGAATTACTGGTTTTCGAGGCGGAAATTTCAAGAAACAAAGAAGCTCAGAAAATTCTTGAAGCAGATTTAGAAGCAACTTCAAGATCTCTTAGTGAGAAGACTCAGAATGAATCAACTCTTTTGAGGAATCTCGAGTCTGCTAACTCTACAATTTCCAGTTTTGAAGATGAAAAGAATGCACTCCACAAGTCTCTTGATGAGCAAAAACAAATGAATCAAGAAGCTCGGAAAAACTTGGAATATGCCACTAATGTGGTAATGGAACTGGGAAAAGAACTGGAGAGTTtagaaaagagaggaaagaaactACAACACGAATTGGCATTTGCAAAGGGAGAAATACTACAGCTGAGGAGTCAAATAAACGCATCGAGAACTAAAGAGAATAATCAGAACCAGCAAAACCTTGAAGCTAGAggtaaatcaaataaaaaagttTATCGGAGGAGAAAGGAGACAGATAATAGTTGA